From Pelotomaculum isophthalicicum JI, one genomic window encodes:
- a CDS encoding CpsD/CapB family tyrosine-protein kinase: MSSFELVTYNQPRAFITESFRTLRANLQFFEVGDSLKAILLAGGGFGEGTSFMTANLGVVFAQTGQKVIVVDCDLRKPQQHLIFNVDNNSGLTNILLEFKEPEDVIKDLPIAGLKILTAGPPSANPTELLGKNKMRQLIASLKEKADVILLDAPPLAVVADAAVLSKAVDGVLMVVRAMVASHDSVVRTKEMLTNARARILGVALNCARMNEAVENYQSHYANKEKIIKKETEIKKKAPVKK; the protein is encoded by the coding sequence TTGAGCAGTTTTGAACTGGTTACTTACAACCAGCCCCGGGCTTTTATAACAGAGTCTTTTCGGACTCTACGGGCAAATCTTCAGTTTTTTGAGGTGGGGGATTCATTAAAAGCGATCTTGCTGGCCGGGGGAGGGTTCGGAGAAGGGACTTCTTTTATGACAGCCAACCTTGGTGTCGTTTTCGCGCAAACCGGCCAAAAGGTTATTGTTGTTGACTGCGACCTGCGTAAACCACAGCAGCATTTAATTTTTAACGTGGATAATAACTCCGGTTTGACAAATATTTTATTAGAATTCAAAGAACCTGAAGATGTTATCAAGGACCTTCCAATAGCCGGATTAAAAATATTAACCGCAGGCCCGCCTTCTGCCAACCCGACTGAATTGCTAGGCAAAAACAAGATGCGCCAGTTAATCGCAAGCCTGAAAGAAAAGGCTGATGTAATCCTATTGGATGCGCCTCCGTTAGCGGTTGTGGCCGATGCCGCCGTTTTGTCAAAGGCGGTGGACGGTGTGTTGATGGTGGTAAGAGCGATGGTTGCCTCTCATGATTCGGTAGTTAGGACCAAGGAGATGTTAACAAACGCCAGAGCAAGGATCCTTGGCGTAGCTTTAAATTGTGCCAGAATGAATGAAGCTGTTGAGAATTATCAATCACACTACGCGAATAAAGAGAAAATCATTAAAAAAGAGACGGAGATTAAAAAGAAGGCGCCTGTCAAAA